In Plasmodium vinckei vinckei genome assembly, chromosome: PVVCY_13, a single genomic region encodes these proteins:
- a CDS encoding ubiquitin activating enzyme, putative yields MNMIIFFKYIFLVFIYFFVQNKPNNKSNIYALNCNTNKTSRTFSIYFPDYSIKKCHHKNTEKRGNRFPNLHKLCNLSVINKKAQNGTNLSLHRSLNKNGGQTQNENKNENIKETKQESGEENEVNEIGMNVLEKEKKYSRQIYTHGYNEEKKIRKSKILIIGMNGVSSEICKNLIICGVNEIGIYDNDILTYEDIDNLFFCDNNLINKEKKSLACLQNLKKLNNNCKIKAITNNLFENLNDLNIYDVVVSVNQKEQFNIKLNNICRLKKKKFIAVNTVGIFGRMFVDFGDFIFSNAANNEKYVINKIEFKDEDIIMHYLSNYENIHLSENDMIDLCATGLNKTLNIQCKIKNISKKENKITVSVCNGFNKYIQILNWIFNNNFMEILSKILTYLNIYFLYNIRKQIEKKKVDNIKKKYNKYKINNNVSIRKMHEQVRLNYVTLEDHLNKIKKIIKKNNIILINLFYKLLNLLLNNKKGNANDLTDEEVCFLCYDEIVRDKKGYVGIRCNLTSDDFERFKTLCLKKKKNMNVQVINDFLSTAHIELPPFSMFWGSLVTQQILKGVMHKFKPIYQTFHFDKRSLIPFSNISKKYYGKYMHQLNFFGKKYQNFLNNLNILLVGSGALGCEFLKLLALMGISCSQKKSNTNETKENKNMIKKCNKPGFIRIVDYDIIEESNLSRQFLFTASDIGKSKCQVAAENIKKINEDINCFPLKMKIDESILDTKNFYFKNSEELNKIFYDCSGKKNPMICILCLDNLKTRYICDEFCLINAFPIIEAGIEGMKGSSQIVIPFCSETYSNNYYDINMDNENNTNSCTITSFPRNHKHVIEFSKGVYNNYFFDNVLKINNFLNNPIYYIGELCNYDNINNLLHFFKLTKIFFNNNLDKNVENLWNNIFVNNINHLLSSKDEEIIKYFESLEKLPQPIYFDKKNKDHLLFYNSAITAFKKVLKRYLKIYPQMINTVFYYETGKDNKIDNVNTKVPFETALKTIAEKNNIDIDLNKLFYFLTVIKKNTNFEIYTSIKNELYDLFNNPAFIMSLKYVQERKKKKAKRKNEDISTESNTTKNEEDTNFFIPLTYNLEDKNDLNLLFSITNIRNTNYNFSKLDILEFFKISNNIIPSIITVVSMISSLAAFELYKLAFFLKMKKDNKSIQNFPVIKKNKESNVNNLNKDDIKTNGKLEEGKKYFFSNLYSLLKDKIKNYNFNDKKLKDSYIYIHKDKVYVKKGDKILFYFFDINYDEFRNISKLINNQYINLEDNFLTSSQLNQTYEMPYNNSYLSLLKNGKFSIWNYIYIDLFYKEKNYSNVEENQKWTPRVCGFPPHLFESYNEILPEQARKKIEFYLKNINVHVKQILEKIKNYKEQKNNDNKNGLNDKIEKGNQISNEYINKLLNNIEYILNCLKKKKENKVNTHLINNINDVINYFIYLQKKLRAIEIGINVINSPNQGKEFYANINKKYINEINTNLKKVYHFIEKIKEDLPPFFNVNENKNDITLDDLIMHIEFIFNVTIQTIGVKDKVIYSNSKMANIGYSRNNNLYDVIQKLFKTTEDKQTYILDIFAIDNVSKSEIVLPSVQVNMYKLAYEKKHK; encoded by the coding sequence atgaacatgatcattttctttaaatacatttttctagtatttatttatttctttgtacaaaataaaccaaataataaatcgaATATATATGCGTTAAATtgtaatacaaataaaacaagCCGAACATTTTCCATATACTTTCCAGACtattctataaaaaaatgtcacCATAAAAATACGGAAAAGAGAGGAAACCGTTTCCCAAATTTGCATAAATTATGCAACTTAAgtgtaataaataaaaaggcACAAAATGGGACAAATCTTTCACTGCACAGGTCGTTAAATAAGAATGGAGGTCAGACACAAAACGAGaacaaaaatgaaaacataAAAGAGACCAAACAAGAGAGCGGAGAAGAGAATGAAGTAAACGAAATTGGAATGAACGTTTTggagaaagaaaaaaaatacagtaggcaaatatacacacatggatataatgaagaaaaaaaaataagaaaaagcAAAATATTGATTATTGGGATGAATGGAGTAAGTAGtgaaatatgtaaaaatttaattatctGTGGGGTGAATGAAATAggtatatatgataatgaTATTTTAACTTATGAAGATATAGacaatctttttttttgcgataataatttaataaataaagaaaaaaaaagtttagcATGCTTacaaaatttgaaaaaattaaataataattgtaaaataaaagctattacaaataatttgtttgaaaatttaaatgatttgAATATCTATGACGTAGTTGTATCAGTAAACCAAAAAGAGCAATTtaacataaaattaaataatatatgtagactgaaaaaaaaaaaatttattgcTGTTAATACAGTTGGAATATTTGGAAGAATGTTTGTAGATTTTGgtgattttattttttcaaatgctgctaataatgaaaagtatgtaataaataaaattgaatttAAAGACGAAGATATTATTATGCATTATTTGTCTAATTATGAAAACATTCATCTTAGTGAAAATGATATGATAGATTTGTGTGCAACGggattaaataaaacattgaATATacaatgtaaaataaaaaatatttccaaaaaagaaaataaaatcacAGTATCAGTTTGTAACggttttaataaatatatacaaattctGAATTggatatttaataataattttatggaaatactttcaaaaatattaacatacttgaatatttattttttgtataatataaggaaacaaattgaaaaaaaaaaagtggataatataaaaaaaaaatataataaatataaaataaataataatgtaagTATTCGAAAAATGCATGAACAAGTCAGATTAAATTATGTTACTTTAGAAGaccatttaaataaaattaaaaaaataataaaaaaaaataatataattcttattaatttgttctacaaattgttaaatttacttttaaataataaaaaaggaaatgcAAACGATTTAACAGATGAAGAAGTGTGCTTTTTATGTTATGATGAGATAGTAAGAGATAAAAAAGGATATGTTGGCATTCGGTGTAATTTAACTTCGGATGATTTTGAAAGGTTTAAAACTTTATGtctaaagaaaaaaaaaaatatgaatgtTCAGGTAATTAATGACTTTTTATCAACAGCTCATATTGAGCTACCACCATTTTCTATGTTTTGGGGATCTTTAGTAACTcaacaaatattaaaaggAGTTATGCATAAATTTAAACCAATATATCAAACATTTCATTTTGATAAAAGAAGTTTAATTCcgttttcaaatatttcaaaaaaatattatggaaaatatatgcaccagctaaatttttttggaaaaaaatatcaaaattttctgaacaatttgaatattttgCTTGTCGGGTCAGGTGCTTTAGGTTGTGAATTTTTAAAGTTGCTAGCTTTAATGGGTATTTCTTGttctcaaaaaaaaagtaatactAATGAAAcaaaggaaaataaaaatatgataaaaaaatgtaacaaGCCAGGTTTTATTCGAATAGTTGATTATGACATTATTGAAGAGTCAAATTTGTCTagacaatttttatttacagcTAGCGATATAGGAAAATCAAAATGTCAAGTAGCTgcagaaaatataaaaaaaataaatgaagatataaattgtttccctttaaaaatgaagatagACGAGTCAATTTTGGATactaaaaatttttatttcaaaaatagcGAAGAActgaataaaatattttatgactGTTCAGGCAAAAAAAATCCTATGATTTGCATTCTATGTTtggataatttaaaaacaagatatatatgtgaTGAGTTTTGTTTAATAAATGCATTTCCAATAATTGAAGCTGGAATTGAAGGGATGAAGGGTAGTAGCCAAATAGTTATACCATTTTGTAGTGAAACATAttctaataattattatgatataaatatggataatgagaataatacaaattcaTGTACAATCACATCATTTCCTAGAAATCATAAACATGTTATAGAATTTAGTAAAggtgtatataataattactTTTTCgataatgttttaaaaataaacaattttttaaataatccgatatattatattggTGAGTTGTGcaattatgataatataaataatttattacacttttttaaattgacaaaaatattttttaataataatttagataaaaatgtgGAAAATTTAtggaataatatttttgtaaataatattaatcaTTTGTTAAGTTCTAAAGATGaggaaataattaaatattttgaaagtCTTGAAAAATTACCTCAacctatttattttgataaaaaaaataaagaccatttattattttataattctgCAATTACTGCTTTCAAAAAAGTGCTCAAACGGTATCTTAAAATATACCCCCAAATGATAAATACCGTCTTTTATTATGAAACAGgaaaagataataaaatagacaACGTAAATACTAAGGTCCCATTTGAAACTGCTTTAAAAACAATTgccgaaaaaaataatattgacatagatttaaataaattgttttactttttgacggtgataaaaaaaaatacgaattttgaaatttatacaagtataaaaaatgagcTATATGATTTGTTTAATAATCCTGCATTTATTATGTCCTTAAAATATGTTCAagaaaggaaaaaaaaaaaagcaaaaagaaaaaacgAAGATATATCAACTGAATCTAATACTACCAAAAATGAAGAGGatactaatttttttattccacTTACCTACAACCTAGAAGACAAAAATGATCTTAATCTACTTTTCAGTATAACTAATATTCGGAATACAAACTACAACTTTTCTAAGCTTGATATTttagaattttttaaaataagtaACAATATTATTCCATCCATAATTACCGTAGTTTCAATGATTTCTTCTTTGGCTGCATTTGAACTTTACAAAttagctttttttttaaaaatgaaaaaagacaataaaagtattcaaaattttccagtgattaaaaaaaataaagaaagcaatgtaaataatttaaacaaaGATGATATCAAAACAAATGGAAAATTGGAAgagggaaaaaaatattttttttctaactTATATTCCTTATTAAAggataaaataaagaattacaattttaacgacaaaaaattgaaagactcatatatttacattcaCAAAGATAAagtatatgtaaaaaaaggtgataaaattttattttatttttttgatattaattatgatgaattcagaaatatatcaaaattaattaataaccaatatataaatttggaagacaattttttaacttcATCTCAACTTAATCAAACTTATGAAATGccttataataattcatatttatccttattaaaaaatggaaaattttcaatatggaattatatttatatagacttattttataaagaaaaaaattattctaATGTAGAAGAAAATCAAAAATGGACACCACGTGTGTGCGGTTTTCCTCCTCACCTTTTTGAAAGCTATAATGAAATTTTACCTGAACAAgcaaggaaaaaaatagaattttatttaaaaaatattaacgtacatgtaaaacaaattctagagaagataaaaaattacaaagaacaaaaaaataatgataataaaaatggtttAAATGATAAGATAGAAAAGGGAAACCAAATTTccaatgaatatataaataagttgctaaataatatagaatatattttaaattgtttaaaaaaaaaaaaagaaaacaaagTCAATACacatttaattaataatataaatgacgttataaattattttatatatttacaaaaaaaattgagaGCTATTGAAATTGGAATTAATGTGATAAATAGTCCTAATCAAGGAAAAGAATTTtatgcaaatataaataaaaaatatattaacgaaataaatacaaatttaaaaaaggtttatcattttatagaaaaaataaaagaagatTTACcaccattttttaatgttaatgaaaataaaaatgacatTACTTTAGACGATcttattatgcatattgaatttatatttaatgtaACTATACAAACAATTGGAGTAAAAGATAAAGTTATTTATTCTAATTCAAAAATGGCAAATATAGGTTACTCtcgtaataataatttatatgatgttatacaaaaattatttaaaacaacAGAAGATAAgcaaacatatattttagacATTTTTGCAATTGATAATGTTAGTAAAAGTGAGATTGTTCTTCCAAGTGTGCAagtaaatatgtataaactTGCCTACGAAAAGAAACATAAGTAG
- a CDS encoding transmembrane protein Tmp21 homologue, putative — MAKINKLLAFFIAIIFQVSLISSFQIYISLKPNIPKCIKERINKDTLVVGKFKTHQKESVVSVFIYDMDVNEKNLNSLDRLPIFEAIDEHDIKTAFTTFYSASYSFCAYNKSNKVIDIYFEIKHGVEARDYTNIAKAEHLNDATVFLKQILNSMKDFQSNLKRIKLSEENEKKSSEKLNDTLMWFSFLTIVIIIIAALTQDFYYKRFFTSKKVI; from the coding sequence atggcaaaaattaataaactactcgcattttttatagcgATAATATTTCAAGTATCACTAATTAGTagttttcaaatatatatatccttAAAACCTAATATAccaaaatgtataaaagaaagaataaataaagatacCCTTGTGGTAGGGAAATTTAAGACTCATCAAAAAGAATCAGTGGTATcagtatttatatatgatatggatgtaaatgaaaaaaacttAAATTCACTTGATAGACTTCCTATTTTTGAAGCAATTGATGAAcatgatataaaaacagCATTCACAACATTTTATTCCGCATCTTATTCATTTtgtgcatataataaatccAACAAAGTTattgatatttattttgaaataaaacatgGAGTTGAAGCAAGAGATTATACAAACATAGCCAAAGCCGAACACTTAAATGATGCAactgtttttttaaaacaaattcTAAATTCTATGAAAGATTTTCaatcaaatttaaaaagaattaaattatcagaagaaaatgaaaaaaaatcaagtgaaaaattaaatgatacATTAATGTGGTTTTCATTCTTAactattgttattattattatagcaGCTTTGACACAAGATTTCTATTATAAACGATTTTTTACATCAAAAAAAGttatctaa